Proteins from a genomic interval of Polaribacter sejongensis:
- a CDS encoding glycoside hydrolase family protein, which produces MNIHKFAIIALLISLNFSCKSKIITPKTPQNTYSNKMKLEYIGVAAEHKGMHVWGSSPVIDKEGKVHLFAAQWSMDTQKDFSGWFKDCEIGHYVSDSPEGPFKYVGVAVADKDGLFNSPHNPTVNYIDGKYVLNFIVNENNKLKTQRIVMYVADDLNDTWKPAKGAEADGTILRKPKDSTIWNYKAILGVSNPSLIKFKGKYMLYHKSVIPREKRGGAYTYGVAVADKLEGPYVIQPKKVTPPNMALEDAFAYTANDSVFMISRDFGSTFGNSGGGILWRSADGFIFPKENAKRGYEDLAHYLGKETLEKGTAYRGKKDGHLERAQVLIINGVPAYLYLATGVQVKEGFGSSSHVFKINFK; this is translated from the coding sequence ATGAATATACATAAGTTTGCAATAATTGCATTGTTAATAAGTTTAAATTTTAGCTGTAAGAGTAAAATTATAACACCTAAAACACCTCAGAATACGTATTCAAATAAAATGAAATTAGAATATATAGGTGTTGCTGCAGAGCATAAAGGCATGCATGTTTGGGGTTCTTCTCCTGTAATAGACAAAGAGGGTAAAGTGCATTTGTTTGCAGCACAATGGTCTATGGATACTCAAAAAGATTTTAGTGGCTGGTTTAAAGATTGTGAAATAGGGCATTATGTTAGTGATAGTCCAGAAGGTCCTTTTAAATATGTTGGTGTTGCGGTAGCAGATAAAGATGGGTTATTTAATTCACCACACAATCCAACAGTTAATTATATTGATGGTAAATATGTGCTAAATTTTATTGTAAATGAAAACAATAAATTAAAAACACAACGTATTGTAATGTATGTAGCAGATGATCTTAATGACACCTGGAAACCCGCAAAAGGAGCAGAAGCAGACGGAACAATTTTAAGAAAACCCAAAGATTCAACAATATGGAATTATAAGGCAATATTAGGGGTTTCTAATCCGTCGTTAATAAAGTTTAAAGGCAAATATATGTTGTATCATAAATCGGTTATTCCTAGGGAAAAAAGAGGAGGAGCATATACATACGGAGTTGCAGTAGCAGATAAATTAGAAGGACCTTATGTTATTCAACCCAAAAAAGTAACGCCTCCGAACATGGCGTTAGAAGATGCATTTGCTTATACCGCAAACGATTCTGTGTTTATGATAAGTCGTGATTTTGGAAGCACATTCGGAAATAGTGGTGGTGGTATTTTATGGAGATCAGCAGATGGATTTATTTTTCCTAAAGAAAACGCTAAAAGAGGTTATGAAGATTTAGCACATTATTTAGGTAAAGAAACCTTAGAAAAAGGAACAGCATACAGAGGTAAAAAAGATGGGCATTTAGAGCGTGCACAAGTATTGATAATAAATGGTGTACCAGCTTACCTTTATTTAGCAACAGGTGTACAAGTAAAAGAAGGTTTTGGTAGTAGCTCTCATGTGTTTAAAATTAATTTTAAATAA
- a CDS encoding arylsulfatase, translated as MKNSYGSFKLIVLLVVIFFSCDKKQEQKSKPNIILIYADDLGIGMLGHEGQKIIKTPHIDQLAYEGMRFKNSYSSMLCAPSRASLISGKTDTHATAFEISKGGIYKKAGQENFSPEEIEAKINKILTPIPEEDLFLGEVAQKAGYVTAQYGKLEWGFAATHQQMNRHGWDHYFGYLDHVRAHGFYPPYLFGNQGLIKITGNTLLNCAKSIEPETPEAYKERWDMTGKKTYSQDIFMDSITTFIRKNKDKPFFLYFPTQLPHGPVSIPKVHDDYINDSRLTQIEKEYASMVKLLDDNVGEIMEELKKNGLDDNTIVIFSADNGHEIYYAKEGRIDKKYTNRYTKQRFDDYDRKYYSELAGDVFDGNGGRAGIKRSNLQGGINVPLVVRWPNKIAAKSVSKRLVAGYDILPTVAEITGFSKELKVDGVSFYDELLGKKSKAEHDYVVFSSFIGPTLITNDGWKIRYYYNKKAFNLYYLPEDFKEENDLSIEHPEKYNSLKKMLLEACDGDYNNGFFKWAKIINIKE; from the coding sequence ATGAAAAATAGCTATGGTTCCTTTAAATTAATAGTATTACTAGTTGTTATTTTCTTTTCCTGTGATAAAAAACAAGAGCAAAAAAGTAAACCGAATATCATTCTTATTTATGCAGATGATTTAGGTATTGGAATGTTAGGTCATGAAGGGCAAAAAATTATAAAAACGCCTCACATAGATCAATTAGCTTATGAAGGAATGCGTTTTAAAAATTCGTATTCTAGCATGCTTTGTGCACCTTCTAGAGCTTCTTTAATTAGCGGTAAAACAGATACACACGCAACAGCTTTTGAAATATCTAAAGGTGGAATTTATAAAAAAGCAGGACAAGAAAATTTCTCTCCAGAAGAAATTGAAGCTAAAATCAATAAGATTCTAACCCCTATTCCAGAAGAAGATTTATTTTTAGGAGAAGTTGCTCAAAAAGCAGGCTATGTTACAGCGCAATACGGAAAATTAGAATGGGGATTTGCAGCTACACATCAGCAAATGAACAGACATGGCTGGGATCATTATTTTGGTTATTTAGACCATGTAAGAGCACACGGATTTTATCCTCCTTATTTATTCGGAAATCAAGGCCTGATAAAAATTACAGGTAATACGCTATTAAACTGTGCAAAATCTATAGAACCAGAAACTCCAGAAGCGTATAAAGAGCGATGGGATATGACAGGTAAAAAAACCTACTCGCAAGATATTTTTATGGATAGTATTACCACATTTATTAGAAAAAATAAAGACAAACCATTTTTCTTGTATTTCCCTACACAATTACCACACGGACCAGTTTCTATACCTAAAGTTCATGACGATTATATAAACGACAGTAGATTAACTCAGATAGAAAAAGAGTATGCTTCTATGGTGAAGTTATTGGATGATAATGTCGGTGAAATTATGGAAGAGCTGAAAAAAAATGGATTAGACGACAATACCATCGTAATTTTTTCTGCGGACAACGGACATGAAATTTATTATGCAAAAGAAGGACGAATAGATAAAAAATACACCAATAGATATACAAAACAGCGTTTTGATGATTATGATAGAAAATATTATAGTGAATTAGCAGGTGATGTTTTTGACGGAAATGGAGGAAGAGCGGGGATTAAGCGAAGTAATTTACAAGGCGGTATTAATGTTCCGTTAGTTGTAAGATGGCCTAATAAAATAGCAGCAAAAAGTGTCAGTAAACGCTTGGTTGCGGGTTATGATATTTTACCAACGGTTGCAGAAATTACTGGTTTTTCTAAAGAATTAAAAGTAGATGGAGTTTCTTTTTATGATGAATTATTAGGAAAAAAATCTAAAGCTGAACATGATTATGTAGTGTTTTCTTCCTTTATAGGACCAACGTTAATTACAAATGATGGATGGAAAATTAGATATTATTATAATAAAAAAGCCTTTAATTTATATTATTTACCAGAAGATTTTAAAGAAGAAAATGATCTATCAATAGAACATCCAGAAAAATATAATTCATTAAAAAAAATGCTTTTAGAAGCTTGTGATGGTGATTACAACAATGGTTTTTTTAAATGGGCAAAAATTATAAACATTAAGGAGTAA
- a CDS encoding alpha-L-fucosidase — protein sequence MITKKVFKLMLIMCWLFLLNGNSYAQETKDKYDGSWESLQKMEVPAWFDDGKIGIFIHWGPYSVIGHRKGDRGYAEHGPKILYEDPAYYYPYMKERWGANPPEFGYKDIIPEFKAENWNPEEWAELFAEVGAKYVVLTAEHHDGWANWDSDLTPWNSVDMGPKRDIVGDLGKAVREKGLKYAPSYHRERHTGFFATKKYVVNADPRADIVEEIKRMPKAKLLYGPFTYSKEFVDDYVARWKEIQDKYQPDFLWIDDIPIFTRDGNNAAKGQFKPEIQYYYDQLRLMITDFMNNGAAHGQEVYLNNKGGNRNWPDGVGALEKDNLRLKVIGPKWQSCTTFGTSFGYLAAEEDPNYPHKKKSVEEVIHEMVEIISRNGNFLINIGPKADGTIPAWQVERLKAMGAWLKINGEAIYDSRYWKITHQDNENLSFTTNGKNLFAIKTTKPLKSFVIEGTKGWKKRDVKAVSLLGSDAEVKYKMTSKGLFITPPKNLGKTTYAWSFKIETKKEQHHANVIQKDASKALKGTKKVDLDGFDKD from the coding sequence ATGATTACAAAAAAAGTTTTTAAGCTGATGTTAATTATGTGTTGGCTGTTTCTTTTAAATGGAAACTCGTATGCACAAGAAACAAAAGACAAATATGATGGAAGCTGGGAATCTCTTCAGAAAATGGAAGTTCCTGCTTGGTTTGATGATGGTAAAATAGGAATTTTTATCCATTGGGGACCTTATTCTGTTATTGGTCATAGAAAAGGAGATAGAGGTTATGCAGAACATGGACCAAAGATTTTATACGAAGATCCAGCCTATTATTATCCGTATATGAAAGAGCGTTGGGGAGCAAATCCACCAGAATTTGGATATAAAGATATTATTCCAGAATTTAAAGCAGAAAACTGGAATCCAGAAGAATGGGCTGAACTATTTGCAGAAGTAGGTGCAAAATATGTAGTGTTAACAGCAGAACATCATGATGGTTGGGCAAATTGGGATTCTGATTTAACGCCATGGAATTCTGTAGATATGGGGCCAAAAAGAGATATTGTTGGAGATTTAGGAAAAGCGGTTAGAGAAAAAGGTTTAAAATATGCGCCTTCGTATCACAGAGAAAGACATACTGGTTTTTTTGCAACAAAAAAATATGTGGTTAATGCTGATCCAAGAGCAGATATTGTAGAAGAAATAAAACGCATGCCAAAAGCAAAATTACTTTACGGACCTTTTACTTATAGCAAAGAGTTTGTAGATGATTATGTTGCACGTTGGAAAGAAATTCAAGATAAATACCAACCAGATTTTTTATGGATTGATGATATTCCAATTTTTACAAGAGATGGAAACAATGCTGCTAAAGGACAGTTTAAACCAGAAATTCAATATTATTATGATCAGTTACGATTAATGATTACTGATTTTATGAATAATGGAGCTGCACATGGTCAAGAAGTGTATTTGAACAACAAAGGAGGAAATAGAAACTGGCCAGATGGTGTTGGTGCTTTAGAGAAAGACAATTTAAGATTAAAAGTAATCGGTCCAAAATGGCAAAGTTGTACCACTTTTGGTACTTCATTTGGATATTTAGCAGCAGAAGAAGACCCAAATTATCCACATAAAAAGAAATCGGTAGAAGAGGTTATTCACGAAATGGTAGAAATTATTAGTCGTAATGGAAACTTTTTAATAAATATTGGACCAAAAGCAGATGGAACCATTCCTGCATGGCAAGTAGAACGTTTAAAAGCAATGGGTGCTTGGTTAAAAATAAATGGAGAAGCTATTTATGATTCTCGTTATTGGAAAATAACACATCAAGACAACGAAAACTTATCTTTTACAACAAACGGAAAAAATTTATTTGCAATTAAAACAACTAAACCTTTAAAATCATTTGTAATTGAAGGAACTAAAGGGTGGAAAAAAAGAGATGTAAAAGCAGTTTCCTTATTGGGGAGTGATGCAGAAGTTAAATATAAAATGACTTCAAAAGGACTTTTTATTACGCCTCCAAAAAACTTAGGTAAAACTACCTATGCTTGGTCTTTTAAAATAGAAACTAAAAAAGAGCAACATCATGCTAATGTAATTCAAAAAGACGCTTCAAAAGCACTAAAAGGAACCAAAAAAGTAGATTTAGACGGGTTTGATAAAGATTAA